The following are from one region of the Aspergillus luchuensis IFO 4308 DNA, chromosome 4, nearly complete sequence genome:
- a CDS encoding uncharacterized protein (COG:Q;~EggNog:ENOG410PHWX;~InterPro:IPR036291,IPR002347;~PFAM:PF00106,PF13561;~SMCOG1001:short-chain dehydrogenase/reductase SDR;~antiSMASH:Cluster_4.5;~go_process: GO:0055114 - oxidation-reduction process [Evidence IEA]), whose protein sequence is MSSKYAAAHQYPQGPGDARPTALQIIKDQNLEDKLSDKTILITGCSSGLGVETARALHTTGATLYLTVRNVEKAETNLGDLAKSSRVHFLHLELNSLDSVRACAEDFKSKSKKLNILIENAGVMACPEGRTADGFETQIGSNHLAHFLLFNLLKPTLLASSTPEFNSRVVILSSVAHRMSSVHLDNINLEGEYEPWKSYGQSKTAGIWAANEIERRYGAQGLHAFSVHPGGINTDLQRHTSQEQQTAWSQDETLMKIFKSPQQGAATTVLAAVAKELEGQGGKYLEDCQISEPYDPSNGLWGPGYASWAYDVDGERKFWKLSLELVGLKDE, encoded by the coding sequence ATGTCTTCCAAATACGCTGCAGCCCACCAGTACCCTCAAGGACCCGGTGACGCCCGCCCAACCGCCCTCCAAATCATCAAAGACCAAAACCTCGAAGACAAGCTCTCCGACAAAACCATCCTAATCACCGGCTGCTCCTCCGGACTAGGTGTCGAGACCGCGCGCGCACTCCACACCACCGGTGCAACCCTTTACCTAACCGTCCGCAATGTCGAAAAGGCAGAGACAAACCTCGGCGACCTAGCCAAAAGCTCTCGAGTCCATTTTCTTCACTTGGAACTGAACTCCCTCGACTCCGTGCGCGCCTGCGCTGAAGATTTCAAATCCAAGAGCAAAAAACTCAATATTCTTATTGAAAACGCCGGCGTCATGGCCTGCCCGGAAGGCCGAACGGCAGATGGTTTCGAGACTCAAATCGGCAGCAATCACCTGGCgcacttccttctctttaaCCTTCTGAAACCTACCCTCCTGGCTTCCTCAACGCCCGAATTCAACTCCCGCGTTGTGATTCTCTCCTCCGTCGCTCACAGAATGTCAAGCGTCCACCTCGACAATATCAACCTCGAGGGCGAATACGAGCCATGGAAATCATACGGCCAGAGCAAGACAGCGGGGATTTGGGCCGCTAACGAGATCGAAAGACGATATGGTGCTCAGGGTCTTCACGCTTTTAGTGTGCACCCGGGTGGCATCAATACGGATCTCCAGCGCCATACTtcgcaggagcagcagacagCTTGGAGTCAGGATGAAACACTGATGAAGATTTTCAAGAGTCCGCAACAGGGCGCTGCCACGACTGTGCTGGCGGCTGTCGCCAAGGAACTTGAGGGCCAAGGAGGGAAGTACTTGGAGGACTGTCAGATATCTGAGCCATATGACCCGAGTAATGGTCTCTGGGGTCCGGGGTATGCTTCTTGGGCGTATGATGTGGACGGAGAGAGGAAGTTCTGGAAGTTGAGCTTGGAGTTGGTCGGCCTGAAGGATGAGTAA
- a CDS encoding uncharacterized protein (COG:G,V;~EggNog:ENOG410PVIP;~InterPro:IPR020846,IPR011701,IPR036259;~PFAM:PF07690;~TransMembrane:11 (o33-51i72-91o97-117i129-148o160-180i192-214o263-287i299-320o326-346i353-374o420-440i);~go_function: GO:0022857 - transmembrane transporter activity [Evidence IEA];~go_process: GO:0055085 - transmembrane transport [Evidence IEA]): MSDTKEEKLATIDYGLGDLHDDSALLRRIDWRILPIMFLTYFLQFLDKVALNYANVMGMQDDLGMKGNDFSWLATGFFIAYAVAEIPQGFLLQRYPITKVLGFNILCWGVLLCCSAAAQNFAGMMSLRVLLGTLEAVIAPALTMYTSMWYTRAESTPRYGLWYCGLGTGQIIGGLISFAAQHAPASMSFHGWRIMFVVIGAVNVLVALLVLFILPATLSEARFLSTSEKVRVEERLRQDQAGVGEKVFRAISLLEAFADLQTALLVLLTILITIPSGVITTFSSILIKDFGYDSKESALLNMPSGVVSIVATMASTMAIARGYSRWLAINVLLIPTLLGACLMSFLPSSNQGGCLAGIYLVNTTVAPLALIFAWTGANYKGYTMKVAGSTLVSAGFSIANVIGPQTFQSRDAPGYVPAKITIVAVNAGAIIISTMLRVVYGRRNARANRLGRAAGSRMEERLRSEGDDEGVVDFRYVY; the protein is encoded by the exons ATGTCTGATaccaaagaggaaaagcTGGCCACTATCGACTATGGCCTTGGCGATCTGCACGATGATTCGGCACTGTTGCGTCGGATCGATTGGCGCATACTGCCGATTATGTTCTTAACCTACTTTTTGCAGTTTCTGGATAAGGTGGCCTTGAAT TACGCTAATGTCATGGGCATGCAAGACGATCTTGGAATGAAGGGCAATGACTTCTCCTGGCTGGCTACGGGATTCTTCATTGCTTATGCCGTGGCCGAGATCCCTCAGG GGTTCTTACTCCAACGATACCCCATCACCAAAGTCCTCGGATTTAACATCCTCTGCTGGGGAGTCCTCCTCTGCTGCTCTGCCGCAGCCCAGAATTTTGCAGGCATGATGTCTCTACGAGTGCTTCTTGGCACACTAGAAGCTGTGATCG CCCCCGCCCTAACCATGTACACAAGCATGTGGTACACCCGGGCCGAATCCACCCCTCGCTATGGCCTCTGGTACTGCGGACTCGGCACCGGGCAGATCATCGGCGGATTAATATCCTTCGCGGCGCAGCATGCACCGGCGTCGATGTCATTCCACGGCTGGCGGATCATGTTTGTAGTGATCGGAGCAGTGAACGTCCTCGTAGCACTTCTTGTCCTGTTCATTCTACCAGCAACACTATCTGAAGCGCGCTTCCTGAGCACATCCGAGAAGGTTCGCGTGGAGGAGCGCCTCCGACAAGACCAGGCTGGTGTGGGTGAGAAAGTCTTTCGCGCGATATCGCTGCTCGAGGCATTCGCAGATCTCCAGACTGCGCTCTTGGTGCTTTTGACTATTCTCATTACTATTCCCAGTGGGGTTATCACGACGTTCTCATCCATATTGATTAAGGACTTTGGATATGACTCGAAGGAGAGTGCGCTGCTTAATATGCCTTCTGGGGTGGTTAGCATAGTTGCTACTATGGCATCTACGATGGCCATTGCGCGGGGATATTCGCGCTGGCTGGCGATTAATGTTCTCCTGATCCCTACTTTGCTTGGAGCGTGTCTGATGTCTTTTCTGCCATCTTCGAATCAAGGGGGTTGTTTGGCTGGGATCTACCTCGTGAACACG ACTGTCGCACCGCTAGCACTGATTTTCGCGTGGACTGGTGCGAACTACAAGGGGTATACCATGAAG GTAGCAGGAAGTACACTCGTCTCGGCCGGTTTCAGCATCGCCAACGTCATCGGGCCGCAGACATTTCAATCCCGCGACGCTCCAGG GTACGTCCCCGCCAAGATCACGATCGTCGCCGTCAACGCCGGCgcaatcatcatctccaccatgctGCGGGTGGTTTACGGCCGTCGGAACGCGCGGGCTAACCGCTTAGGCCGGGCAGCGGGGAGTCGCATGGAAGAACGGCTGCGGAGtgagggcgatgatgagggggtAGTCGACTTTCGATATGtgtactag
- a CDS encoding uncharacterized protein (COG:V;~EggNog:ENOG410PW4U;~InterPro:IPR001509,IPR036291;~PFAM:PF04321,PF13460,PF07993,PF01370;~go_function: GO:0003824 - catalytic activity [Evidence IEA]), which yields MLTLITGANGFIATHCIATLLRAGHSIRGTVRSAEKATATLSALNAAGVPHLETSLDLVVVPDPTDLAQFLPAAAGCDAILHLASAFTYDAEPGQFEERLLRPAIQGTRVACEAAKQCGSVKKLVIMSSFAAVYDAALGLQPGKVYTEEDWSPLGYAEGRDTDNVAVAYRASKVLAERTAWTYIKENDVDFQLVTLCPGMVFGKMIHPISSLKYLNASNGIVWEVAKGGNEIPPTKAPVWVDVQDLAETCLRALTVDLPSHQRFLVTEGPYDTQEIADVVREDIPAASKRVAVGSPGARIRDMHYSCDSGKVKRMLGLRFRDLRESIVPLVEQLYAMEEGERKDGLSAAVL from the exons ATGCTAACTCTCATAACCGGCGCCAACGGCTTCATAGCAACGCACTGCATCGCCACACTCCTCCGCGCCGGCCACTCCATCCGAGGCACCGTGCGCAGCGCCGAAAAAGCCACAGCGACGCTTTCCGCTCTCAACGCCGCAGGAGTTCCCCACCTTGAGACATCCCTGGACCTCGTGGTCGTTCCCGACCCCACAGACCTAGCGCAGTTTCTCCCCGCAGCGGCGGGCTGCGACGCAATCCTGCATCTCGCGTCGGCGTTCACCTATGATGCGGAGCCGGGGCAGTTCGAGGAGCGATTGCTCCGTCCGGCGATACAGGGGACGAGGGTTGCGTGTGAGGCTGCAAAGCAGTGTGGGAGTGTGAAGAAGTTGGTGATCATGTCGTCGTTTGCGGCGGTGTATGATGCGGCGTTGGGTTTGCAGCCTGGGAAGGTTTATACGGAGGAGGATTGGAGTCCGCTGGGGTATGCGGAGGGGAGAGATACTGATAATGTG GCTGTGGCGTACCGCGCGTCCAAGGTCCTAGCGGAACGGACTGCATGGACATACATCAAGGAGAATGATGTGGACTTCCAGCTTGTCACACTTTGTCCTGGGATGGTCTTCGGGAAGATGATCCATCCGATTTCATCGCTTAAGTATCTGAATGCCAGTAATGGGATTGTGTGGGAGGTAGCGAAGGGCGGGAATGAAATCCCGCCGACAAAGGCACCTG TCTGGGTCGATGTGCAGGATCTAGCAGAGACATGTCTGCGCGCGTTGACGGTCGATTTACCCTCCCATCAGCGGTTTCTGGTCACGGAGGGCCCGTACGATACGCAGGAGATTGCGGATGTGGTGAGAGAGGATATTCCTGCTGCTTCGAAGCGGGTTGCGGTTGGGAGTCCGGGGGCGAGAATAAGGGATATGCATTATTCGTGCGATTCAGGAaaggtgaagaggatgcTGGGGCTGCGGTTTCGGGATTTGAGGGAGTCGATTGTGCCTTTGGTGGAGCAGTTGTATGCtatggaggaaggagagaggaaagatgGTCTGTCTGCTGCGGTactctag
- a CDS encoding NAD-dependent epimerase/dehydratase family protein (COG:Q;~EggNog:ENOG410PK2Q;~InterPro:IPR036291,IPR001509;~PFAM:PF04321,PF16363,PF01370;~SMCOG1010:NAD-dependent epimerase/dehydratase;~antiSMASH:Cluster_4.5;~go_function: GO:0003824 - catalytic activity [Evidence IEA]), protein MSSEYDVLVTGSAGHLGTALMLSLPSMGYKPLGIDILSSSTTTVVGSVCDRTFIASIFRENPIKHVLHTATLHKPHICSHTKEEFISTNVVGTLTLLEESSKFKDRIESFVFFSTTSAFGTALNPKPGFPAAWIDESVVPQPKNIYGVTKVAAEDMCALVQKESGMPVLVLRTSRFFPEEDDDEDRRTAMSDENLKVLELAYRRCDIEDIVSASICSMKKAKDIRWGKYIISAPPPFNNDESTLDALNRNPAEVVAKAFPEVDAIFKQKGWKHLARIDRVYDSSKSVRELGWHPEYTFGKTLERLARGEQWRSDLTAKVGKKGYHAVSTGVYTKR, encoded by the coding sequence ATGTCCTCAGAGTACGACGTTCTCGTCACTGGCTCAGCTGGTCATCTGGGCACGGCTCTAATGCTTTCCCTGCCTTCGATGGGCTACAAACCTCTGGGGATCGatatcctctcctcttcaacCACGACAGTCGTGGGGTCAGTCTGCGATCGCACTTTCATTGCATCCATATTCCGCGAAAACCCCATCAAGCATGTGCTCCATACGGCGACATTGCATAAGCCGCACATATGCAGCCATACCAAGGAGGAATTCATTTCAACCAACGTTGTGGGCACTCTGACCCTTCTTGAAGAATCTTCCAAGTTCAAGGACAGGATTGAGAGTTTCGTTTTCTTTAGTACAACCAGCGCCTTTGGTACGGCTCTAAATCCGAAGCCCGGCTTCCCCGCCGCTTGGATCGATGAGTCTGTCGTACCCCAGCCAAAGAATATCTATGGCGTAACAAAAGTCGCAGCCGAGGATATGTGCGCGCTGGTACAGAAGGAAAGCGGAATGCCCGTTCTAGTTTTGCGAACAAGTCGCTTTTTTccagaggaagacgatgatgaagaccgTCGTACGGCCATGAGTGATGAGAACTTGAAGGTTCTGGAACTAGCCTACCGCAGATGCGACATTGAAGATATTGTCAGTGCATCAATCTGCTCAATGAAAAAGGCCAAGGATATCCGATGGGGAAAGTATATCATAAGCGCTCCACCGCCTTTCAATAATGATGAAAGCACGCTCGATGCGTTAAATCGAAATCCTGCTGAGGTGGTTGCGAAAGCCTTCCCGGAAGTCGACGCTATTTTCAAGCAGAAAGGGTGGAAGCATCTTGCGAGGATCGATCGGGTGTATGATTCCAGCAAGTCTGTGAGAGAGCTAGGGTGGCATCCGGAATATACCTTTGGAAAAACGTTGGAGAGGTTGGCGCGTGGCGAGCAGTGGAGGAGTGATCTAACTGCTAAGGTGGGTAAGAAAGGATATCACGCCGTGAGCACCGGAGTGTATACCAAGAGATGA
- a CDS encoding lipase family protein (COG:I;~EggNog:ENOG410PKH6;~InterPro:IPR002921,IPR029058,IPR005592;~PFAM:PF03893,PF01764;~SECRETED:SignalP(1-19);~antiSMASH:Cluster_4.4;~go_process: GO:0006629 - lipid metabolic process [Evidence IEA];~go_process: GO:0016042 - lipid catabolic process [Evidence IEA]) has translation MFFRREFGVFAALSVLAHAAPAPAPMQRRDISSTVLDNIDLFAQYSAAAYCSSNIESTGTTLTCDVGNCPLVEAAGATTIDEFDDSSSYGDPTGFIAVDPTNELIVLALRGSSDISNWIADLDFGLTSVSSICDGCEMHKGFYEAWEVIADTITSKVEAAVSSYPDYSIVFTGHSYGAALAAIAATVLRNAGYTLDLYNFGQPRIGNLALADYITDQNMGSNYRVTHTDDIVPKLPPKLLGYHHFSPEYWITSGNDVTVTTSDVTEVVGVDSTDGNDGTLLDSTTAHRWYTIYISECS, from the exons ATGTTCTTCCGCAGGGAATTTGGGGTTTTTGCAGCCCTATCTGTGCTGGCCCATGCTGCTCCCGCACCTGCTCCGATGCAGCGTAGAG ACATCTCCTCTACCGTCTTGGACAACATCGACCTCTTCGCCCAATACAGCGCAGCAGCTTACTGCTCCTCTAACATAGAGTCCACCGGCACGACTCTGACCTGCGATGTAGGCAACTGCCCTCTTGTCGAGGCAGCCGGTGCCACGACTATTGATGAGTTTGACGA cagcagcagctacggCGACCCGACTGGGTTCATCGCCGTTGACCCTACAAACGAGTTAATCGTTCTGGCTCTCCGGGGTAGTTCCGACATCTCGAACTGGATTGCCGACTTGGACTTCGGCCTCACCTCCGTAAGCAGCATCTGTGATGGCTGTGAGATGCACAAGGGCTTCTACGAGGCCTGGGAAGTCATCGCCGACACCATCACATCCAAGGTGGAGGCTGCTGTCTCCAGCTATCCAGACTACTCCATCGTGTTCACCGGACACAGCTACGGCGCTGCATTGGCGGCCATTGCGGCCACTGTGCTCCGGAACGCCGGATACACTCTTGACCTG TACAACTTCGGCCAACCTCGTATCGGCAACCTCGCCTTAGCCGACTACATCACGGACCAAAACATGGGCAGCAACTACCGCGTCACCCACACCGACGACATCGTGCCCAAGCTTCCTCCCAAGCTGCTGGGCTACCACCACTTCAGCCCGGAGTACTGGATCACCAGCGGCAATGATGTGACGGTGACTACGTCGGACGTGACCGAAGTTGTGGGGGTGGATTCGACGGACGGGAATGATGGCACTCTGCTTGACAGCACGACAGCTCATAGATGGTATACCATCTACATTAGTGAATGCTCGTAG
- a CDS encoding fungal specific transcription factor domain-containing protein (COG:S;~EggNog:ENOG410PQYK;~InterPro:IPR021858;~PFAM:PF11951;~antiSMASH:Cluster_4.5): MILGPIQSPDGAFNPHLHNDDDRSLFNHYVHIVSRALSRSTTTDSTTNPFLATLLPMAAASETLTSIILGLSGCHWRRIYPQIWDRALARQGKALAQVSNLLRRPNQNSQSFLEACATILLLCLTELFEGTSRVWKWHLKAAGNLLSTAAAATDLHRLSSTPEGSFCLQLFHYLDAMSTISRCKPPLLRAGERLTDLTSSTSSSSLPVPLGDNSISGIPPPLLEYLGRVNLLAAHRSRRVDDLSEIGFRTAAAHVRAQLDTWRVDYDAASTALVNSDANRATTAFEWAIRLRLHQIVDGYDPRHADVENALSHILTAVLAIPYGSPVEGSLLFPLVIAGASCRDSMERRMVVKERLMVMENTLGFGHISHARRLLETVWADEGGDGNWARIRYSSFPGVVFV, from the exons ATGATCCTCGGACCCATTCAGTCTCCAGATGGCGCATTCaatccccatctccacaaTGACGACGATCGTAGTCTATTCAATCACTATGTACATATCGTGTCACGAGCACTATCACGTTCCACAACTACTGACTCCACGACCAACCCATTTCTAGCAACTCTGCTACCCATGGCCGCCGCATCGGAGACGCTAACTAGCATCATACTGGGCCTTAGCGGCTGCCACTGGCGGCGCATCTATCCCCAAATTTGGGACCGTGCCCTAGCGCGTCAAGGAAAAG CCTTAGCACAAGTGAGCAACTTACTCCGTCGACCGAACCAAAACAGCCAATCATTCCTCGAGGCCTGCGCCACCATTCTCCTGCTCTGCCTCACAGAGCTATTCGAAGGCACCTCTCGCGTCTGGAAATGGCATCTCAAAGCGGCAGGGAACCTTCTTAGcactgcagcagctgccACCGATCTGCACCGCCTGTCATCAACCCCAGAAGGAAGCTTCTGTCTCCAACTCTTCCACTATCTCGACGCCATGTCCACCATATCCCGCTGCAAACCGCCATTATTACGCGCAGGCGAGCGACTCACTGATCTCAcctcatcaacatcctcgtcttccctCCCAGTACCCCTCGGAGATAACTCCATCTCCGGAATCCCCCCACCCCTACTAGAATACCTCGGCCGGGtcaacctcctcgccgcccACCGCAGCCGACGCGTCGACGACCTCTCCGAGATCGGATTCCGTACAGCCGCTGCGCACGTACGCGCACAGCTTGATACCTGGCGAGTGGATTACGATGCGGCCAGCACTGCTCTGGTAAACAGCGACGCGAACAGAGCAACAACAGCCTTCGAATGGGCGATCCGATTACGACTACATCAAATTGTGGACGGATATGATCCACGCCATGCAGACGTGGAGAATGCTCTCTCACACATTTTGACAGCCGTGCTGGCGATTCCTTATGGTAGTCCCGTGGAAGGTAGTCTGCTGTTTCCATTGGTGATTGCTGGCGCTAGTTGTAGGGATAGTatggagagaagaatggtTGTTAAGGAGcggttgatggtgatggaaaATACGTTGGGGTTTGGACATATTTCGCATGCGAGACGGTTGCTGGAGACGGTGTGGGCTGATGAAGGCGGGGATGGGAATTGGGCGAGGATAAGGTATAGTTCGTTTCCTGGGGTGGTGTTTGTCTAG
- a CDS encoding uncharacterized protein (COG:C;~EggNog:ENOG410PFDH;~InterPro:IPR036188,IPR002938;~PFAM:PF01494,PF13450;~SMCOG1087:hypothetical protein;~antiSMASH:Cluster_4.5;~go_function: GO:0071949 - FAD binding [Evidence IEA]) — translation MPSRTDSPLDIAIIGAGLGGLSAAVALRRQGHRITVYERYDFAGEVGASLSAASNGSRFLEQWGVDVKAAKPVVLKKLIMHDWETGVIQNEYGLGDYKAKFGTEYNNFHRIDIHQQLLKSAFDEPGEGTPCTLKVNHKAVSLDAEAGRIVFENGETASADLIVAADGIRSQSRLEMGITPEFTMSTSCCYRCIISADKLRSLGLDDYIDNEAIEYWGGFGINKIVMSPCSNGEVVSCYCFYPAEYNNLRGDGWNIAATPEQLVDTFPGLDERMKLLMMNAEDIKMWRLYRHQPYPYWAKGKVCLLGDAAHPMMPDQSQGSCMAFEDAGALGLIFHRTFREEYSVAEGLQLYERLRKPRATKVQEASFRAREDLSERIGWSSSTDRPGKLTIEEVCGYNMRAHLEELKAQ, via the exons ATGCCCTCGCGCACCGACTCTCCCCTCGACATTGCCATCATCGGCGCCGGTCTAGGCGGCCTGAGCGCAGCCGTGGCTTTACGTCGCCAAGGCCATCGAATCACCGTCTACGAGAGATACGATTTTGCTGGCGAAGTGGGCGCTTCCTTGAGCGCAGCTTCCAACGGATCCCGGTTCCTAGAGCAATGGGGTGTCGATGTCAAGGCCGCGAAACCGGTGGTCTTGAAGAAACTTATTATGCATGATTGGGAGACTGGGGTGATACAGAACGAATATGGTTTGGGGGACTACAAAGCCAAGTTTGGAACG GAATACAACAACTTCCACCGCATTGACATCCACCAACAACTACTCAAGTCTGCTTTTGACGAGCCAGGCGAAGGCACCCCCTGCACATTAAAGGTCAATCACAAGGCCGTGTCGCTAGATGCAGAGGCCGGTCGCATTGTGTTCGAGAATGGCGAGACGGCGTCGGCAGACCTTATCGTCGCCGCGGATGGCATTCGT TCCCAAAGCCGACTTGAAATGGGGATCACCCCCGAATTCACCATGTCGACCTCATGCTGCTATCGCTGCATTATCAGCGCCGATAAACTCCGCAGCCTCGGGCTAGACGACTACATTGATAACGAGGCGATCGAATACTGGGGTGGATTCGGAATCAACAAGATCGTCATGTCACCTTGCAGTAACGGCGAAGTTGTAAGCTGTTACTGCTTCTATCCGGCAGAGTACAACAATTTGCGAGGCGATGGCTGGAATATCGCAGCCACTCCGGAGCAGCTGGTCGATACTTTCCCGGGACTGGATGAACGCATGAAGCTGTTAATGATGAATGCGGAGGATATTAAGATGTGGCGCT TGTACCGTCACCAACCATACCCCTACTGGGCCAAAGGCAAAGTATGCCTGCTTGGTGATGCCGCCCACCCCATGATGCCCGATCAGTCGCAGGGTTCGTGTATGGCCTTTGAGGATGCCGGCGCGTTGGGATTAATTTTCCACCGCACGTTCCGGGAAGAGTATAGTGTCGCAGAGGGTCTACAGCTGTACGAGCGGCTGCGGAAACCACGAGCCACGAAAGTCCAAGAGGCGAGTTTTCGCGCGCGTGAAGACCTCAGCGAGCGCATTGGGTGGAGCTCGTCGACGGATCGGCCTGGGAAGTTGACTATCGAGGAGGTGTGTGGGTATAATATGCGAGCGCATTTGGAAGAACTGAAGGCCCAATAG